Proteins from a genomic interval of Rhizobium etli CFN 42:
- the ligA gene encoding NAD-dependent DNA ligase LigA gives MSTEGSAVETLTIEEAAAELERLAREIAHHDALYHGKDQPEISDADYDALKRRNDALEARFPELIREDSPSRRVGAAPSVTFSPVVHARPMLSLDNTFSQEDVQDFVASVYRFLGRMPDQSIAFTAEPKIDGLSMSIRYENGRLTTAATRGDGTTGENVTANIRTIAEIPNQLPKGVPAVVEIRGEVYMAKSDFLALNRQMEAEGKQTYVNPRNTAAGSLRQLDAKVTASRKLKFFAYAWGEMSDMPADTQFAMVQTFKDWGFPVNPLMKRLNSVADILAHYDEIGLKRPDLDYDIDGVVYKVDSLELQQRLGFRSRSPRWATAHKFPAEQAFTEVEKIEIQVGRTGALTPVARLKPITVGGVVVTNATLHNEDYIKGIGNSGERIRPEEHDIREGDTVIVQRAGDVIPQILDVVMEKRLAEVKPYEFPKICPVCGSHAVREVNEKTGKMDSVRRCTGGFICRAQATEHLKHFVSRNAFDIEGLGSKQIDFFFENEDPSLQIRTAPEIFTLEKRQQDSLTKLENIDGFGKVSVGKLYAAINERRSIALHRFIYALGIRHVGETTAKLLARSYGTYEAFATAMKEAAPLSGDAWNDLNAIEGIGEVVARAMVEFYKEPRNVEVIGRLLDEVTPAEAEQPVTAGSPVAGKTVVFTGSLEKFTRDEAKARAESLGAKVAGSVSKKTDIVVAGPGAGSKLDKARELGVQTMDEDEWLALISG, from the coding sequence ATGTCCACCGAAGGTTCCGCCGTCGAAACGTTGACGATCGAAGAGGCTGCTGCCGAGCTCGAGCGGCTGGCAAGGGAGATCGCGCATCACGACGCGCTTTACCACGGCAAAGACCAGCCGGAAATCTCGGACGCGGATTACGATGCGCTGAAGCGCCGCAACGATGCGCTGGAAGCGCGGTTTCCCGAGCTGATCCGTGAGGACAGTCCGTCGCGTCGGGTCGGTGCTGCGCCCTCGGTCACTTTCTCGCCTGTCGTCCATGCGCGGCCGATGCTGTCGCTCGACAATACGTTTTCGCAGGAAGACGTGCAGGATTTCGTCGCCAGCGTCTATCGCTTCCTCGGCCGCATGCCGGACCAGTCGATCGCCTTTACCGCCGAACCGAAGATCGACGGCCTTTCCATGTCGATCCGGTACGAGAACGGCAGGCTGACGACGGCCGCCACCCGCGGCGACGGCACCACGGGCGAGAACGTCACCGCCAACATCCGGACGATCGCCGAAATACCCAACCAATTGCCGAAGGGCGTTCCCGCTGTCGTGGAGATCCGCGGCGAGGTCTATATGGCCAAGAGCGACTTCCTGGCGCTGAACCGGCAGATGGAGGCGGAGGGCAAGCAGACCTATGTCAATCCGCGCAATACGGCGGCCGGGTCGCTCCGGCAGCTCGACGCCAAGGTGACGGCGAGCCGCAAGCTGAAATTCTTCGCCTATGCCTGGGGCGAGATGTCCGACATGCCGGCCGACACGCAATTCGCCATGGTGCAGACGTTCAAGGACTGGGGCTTCCCGGTCAATCCGTTGATGAAGCGGCTGAATTCGGTCGCCGACATCCTGGCACATTATGACGAGATCGGCCTCAAGCGGCCGGATCTCGATTACGATATCGACGGAGTCGTCTATAAGGTCGACAGCCTGGAACTGCAGCAGCGCCTCGGCTTCCGCTCCCGCTCGCCGCGCTGGGCGACGGCGCACAAATTCCCGGCCGAGCAGGCCTTTACCGAGGTCGAGAAGATCGAGATCCAGGTCGGCCGCACCGGCGCGCTGACGCCGGTGGCGCGGCTGAAGCCGATCACGGTCGGTGGCGTGGTCGTCACCAATGCGACGCTGCATAATGAGGATTACATCAAGGGCATCGGCAATAGCGGTGAGCGCATCCGGCCGGAGGAGCACGATATCCGCGAGGGCGATACGGTCATCGTCCAGCGCGCCGGCGATGTCATTCCACAGATCCTCGATGTCGTCATGGAGAAGCGCCTCGCCGAGGTGAAGCCTTATGAATTCCCAAAGATCTGCCCGGTCTGCGGTTCGCATGCCGTGCGCGAGGTGAACGAGAAAACCGGCAAGATGGATTCGGTGCGCCGCTGCACCGGCGGCTTTATCTGCCGGGCGCAGGCGACGGAGCATCTGAAGCATTTCGTCTCGCGCAACGCCTTCGATATCGAGGGGCTCGGTTCGAAGCAGATCGACTTCTTTTTCGAAAACGAGGATCCGTCTCTGCAGATCCGAACGGCGCCCGAGATCTTCACCCTGGAGAAGCGGCAGCAGGATTCCCTGACCAAGCTGGAGAATATCGATGGCTTCGGCAAGGTCAGTGTCGGCAAGCTCTATGCCGCGATCAACGAACGGCGCAGTATTGCGCTCCACCGCTTCATCTATGCGCTCGGCATCCGTCATGTCGGCGAAACTACGGCGAAGCTGCTGGCGCGCTCCTATGGCACCTACGAAGCCTTTGCGACGGCGATGAAGGAAGCAGCACCGCTGTCCGGCGACGCCTGGAACGATCTCAACGCCATCGAGGGCATCGGCGAGGTCGTGGCGCGCGCCATGGTCGAATTCTACAAGGAGCCGCGCAATGTCGAGGTGATCGGCCGCCTGCTCGATGAAGTAACGCCAGCGGAGGCTGAACAGCCGGTGACGGCAGGAAGCCCGGTCGCCGGCAAGACCGTGGTCTTCACCGGCTCGCTGGAAAAATTCACGCGCGACGAAGCCAAGGCGAGGGCCGAAAGCCTCGGCGCCAAGGTGGCGGGATCGGTGTCGAAGAAGACCGACATCGTCGTCGCCGGCCCTGGCGCCGGCTCCAAGCTCGACAAGGCGCGCGAACTCGGCGTGCAGACGATGGACGAGGACGAATGGCTGGCGCTGATCAGCGGGTGA
- the recN gene encoding DNA repair protein RecN, producing the protein MLIQLSIRDIVLIERLDLAFETGLSVLTGETGAGKSILLDSLSLALGGRGDGGLVRHGEDRGQVTAVFAVGMDHGARLLLRENGIDDEGDLIFRRQQSADGRTKAYVNDQPISVQLMRQAGQMLVEIHGQHDDRALVDTNAHRNLLDAFAGLTDEVAEVSRLHRLWRDSERTLKKHREKVESAAREADYLRSSVSELEKLSPQDGEEEELAESRQRMMKAERIAGDIAEASEFLNGNASPVPHIASLVRRLERKSHEAPGLLEETVALLDAALDQLSNAQMEVEAALRKTEYDPRELERVEERLFALRAASRKYSVPVTELPALAVRMIADLSDLDAGEERLARLEAEVGLARENYDSAARWLSDKRHQAGTALAAAVMAELPALKLERARFMVEITTDAQEALPEGIDVVEFHVQTNPGTRPASIMKVASGGELSRFLLALKVALADRGSAPTLVFDEIDTGVGGAVADAIGQRLKRLSERVQVLSVTHAPQVAARAATHLLISKGPAAEGSEKIATRVATMAQKDRTEEIARMLAGASVTEEARAAAKRLLAGNG; encoded by the coding sequence ATGCTGATCCAGCTTTCGATCCGCGATATCGTCCTGATCGAGCGGCTGGATCTTGCCTTCGAGACCGGTCTTTCCGTGCTGACGGGTGAGACGGGAGCGGGCAAATCCATCCTGCTCGACAGTCTGTCGCTGGCGCTCGGCGGGCGTGGTGACGGCGGTCTGGTGCGCCATGGCGAAGACAGGGGCCAGGTGACGGCAGTGTTCGCCGTCGGCATGGATCACGGGGCGCGCCTGCTCCTGCGTGAAAACGGCATCGACGACGAGGGCGACCTGATCTTCCGCCGTCAGCAATCAGCCGATGGGCGCACCAAGGCCTATGTCAATGACCAGCCGATTAGTGTGCAGCTGATGCGTCAGGCCGGCCAGATGCTGGTCGAGATCCACGGCCAGCACGATGATCGCGCTCTTGTCGACACCAATGCCCACCGCAACCTGCTCGATGCCTTCGCCGGCCTCACCGATGAGGTTGCGGAGGTCTCCCGCCTGCATCGTCTTTGGCGCGACAGCGAACGGACGCTGAAGAAGCATCGCGAGAAGGTGGAAAGTGCAGCGCGCGAGGCCGACTATCTGCGTTCCTCTGTCTCAGAGCTCGAGAAACTCTCGCCGCAGGACGGCGAGGAAGAGGAACTCGCCGAAAGCAGGCAGAGGATGATGAAGGCGGAGCGAATCGCCGGCGACATCGCCGAAGCCTCCGAATTCCTGAACGGCAATGCCTCGCCGGTGCCGCACATCGCCTCGCTGGTGCGCCGGCTGGAGCGCAAGAGCCATGAAGCGCCCGGGCTGCTCGAAGAGACGGTGGCGCTGCTCGATGCCGCGCTCGACCAGCTTTCCAACGCGCAGATGGAAGTCGAGGCAGCCCTGCGCAAGACCGAATACGATCCCAGGGAGCTCGAGCGGGTGGAGGAGCGGCTTTTCGCGCTCAGAGCCGCGTCGCGCAAATATTCCGTGCCCGTCACCGAATTGCCAGCGCTGGCGGTGCGCATGATCGCCGATCTTTCCGACCTCGATGCGGGCGAGGAGCGGCTTGCGCGTCTGGAGGCGGAGGTCGGTCTGGCGCGTGAGAATTACGACTCGGCGGCGCGTTGGCTTTCCGACAAGCGCCATCAAGCCGGTACTGCGCTGGCAGCTGCCGTGATGGCCGAACTGCCGGCGCTGAAGCTCGAACGCGCTCGTTTCATGGTCGAGATCACCACGGATGCGCAGGAGGCGCTGCCCGAAGGCATCGACGTCGTCGAGTTCCATGTCCAGACCAATCCCGGCACTCGCCCCGCCTCGATCATGAAGGTCGCCTCCGGCGGCGAACTGTCCCGTTTCCTGCTGGCGCTGAAGGTGGCGCTCGCCGATCGCGGGTCAGCCCCGACGCTCGTCTTCGACGAAATCGATACCGGTGTCGGCGGTGCGGTGGCCGATGCGATAGGCCAGCGGCTGAAGCGGCTGTCCGAGCGGGTCCAGGTGCTGTCGGTCACGCACGCGCCGCAGGTCGCGGCGCGGGCGGCAACGCATCTTCTGATCTCCAAGGGGCCGGCAGCCGAGGGTTCCGAAAAAATCGCGACCCGCGTTGCGACGATGGCGCAGAAGGACCGCACCGAGGAGATCGCCCGCATGCTGGCCGGCGCTTCGGTGACGGAGGAGGCGAGGGCGGCCGCCAAACGGCTGCTAGCAGGTAACGGCTGA
- a CDS encoding outer membrane protein assembly factor BamD, whose amino-acid sequence MAYAGSEGMMKTARALFASLLVLSAGASISGCQSDPDIDITKLGLETDPPDVLYTQGLANMKAGNMAEAARKFDAIDRENPFSEWARKALVMSTFVKYRQGKLDDALASGNRYMSQYPKSQDAAYVQYLIGLTYSKQIVDVTQDQRASAKTIEAMQAVIDNYPNSEYVDDAQAKIRFARDQLAGKEMQVGRYYMERKEYLAAISRFRIVVEKYPNTNQIEEALARLVEAYYAMGIVDEAQTAAAVLGHNYPDSQWYADSYKLLQTGGAEPRENKGSWIAAAGKKLLLGS is encoded by the coding sequence ATGGCTTATGCAGGATCTGAAGGTATGATGAAGACAGCGCGCGCTTTGTTCGCATCGCTTCTGGTGCTCAGCGCAGGCGCCTCTATTTCTGGTTGCCAGTCGGACCCCGATATCGACATCACCAAGCTCGGCCTCGAAACGGATCCGCCTGATGTGCTGTACACCCAGGGCCTCGCCAACATGAAGGCCGGCAACATGGCGGAAGCGGCGCGCAAGTTCGACGCGATCGACCGCGAGAACCCATTCTCCGAGTGGGCGCGCAAGGCGCTTGTGATGAGCACTTTCGTCAAATATCGCCAGGGCAAGCTCGATGATGCGCTCGCGTCGGGCAATCGCTACATGTCGCAATATCCGAAGTCCCAAGATGCTGCCTATGTGCAGTATCTCATCGGTCTCACCTATTCCAAGCAGATCGTCGATGTGACGCAGGATCAGCGGGCCTCCGCCAAGACGATCGAGGCGATGCAGGCGGTGATCGACAACTATCCGAACTCCGAATATGTCGACGACGCCCAGGCGAAGATCCGCTTCGCGCGCGACCAGCTCGCTGGCAAGGAAATGCAGGTCGGCCGCTACTACATGGAGCGAAAGGAATATCTCGCCGCGATCTCGCGCTTCCGCATCGTCGTCGAGAAATATCCGAACACGAACCAGATCGAAGAGGCCTTGGCCCGTCTCGTCGAGGCATATTACGCCATGGGTATCGTCGACGAGGCGCAGACCGCCGCAGCCGTTCTTGGTCACAACTATCCGGACAGCCAGTGGTACGCCGATTCCTACAAGCTGCTGCAGACAGGTGGCGCCGAGCCGCGTGAGAACAAGGGCTCGTGGATCGCTGCGGCAGGCAAGAAACTCCTGCTCGGTTCGTAA
- the lpxC gene encoding UDP-3-O-acyl-N-acetylglucosamine deacetylase codes for MAIGLLGFQTTVSRPVTLSGIGVHSGAEVSITLNPAESDTGVVFQRLHDNGDITELKAVSSQVGNTDLCTVLGFSPAHSVATIEHVMAAIYALGLDNVAVEVQGAEMPIMDGSSLPFVEAIEQAGLVSLGVKRRYIRITKPVRIEHGGSWSEFRPYDGTRFEVEIDFECPLIGRQKWAGDMNASVFKTELSRARTFGFMRDVERLWASGHALGSSLENSVVISDDNTVINVEGLRYAKDEFVRHKALDAVGDLSLAGAQFIGCYRSYRGGHKMNANALKALLADPTAYEVVETSTPRQRVAAREMIAVSASEFAPWSA; via the coding sequence ATGGCGATTGGCTTGCTGGGTTTTCAAACGACGGTATCGCGTCCCGTGACGCTCTCGGGCATCGGGGTTCATTCGGGCGCAGAAGTCTCGATCACCCTCAACCCGGCCGAGTCGGACACCGGCGTCGTTTTCCAGCGCCTGCATGACAATGGCGACATCACCGAACTCAAGGCCGTCTCCTCACAGGTCGGCAATACCGACCTCTGCACAGTGCTCGGCTTCTCGCCGGCTCATTCGGTCGCGACAATTGAACATGTGATGGCAGCCATCTATGCGCTCGGCCTCGACAATGTGGCTGTCGAAGTGCAGGGCGCCGAAATGCCGATCATGGACGGCAGCTCGCTGCCCTTCGTCGAAGCGATTGAGCAGGCCGGCCTCGTTTCTCTCGGAGTCAAGCGCCGCTATATTCGCATCACCAAGCCGGTGCGAATCGAGCATGGCGGCTCCTGGAGTGAATTCCGCCCCTATGACGGCACGCGCTTTGAAGTCGAGATCGATTTCGAATGCCCGCTGATCGGCCGACAGAAATGGGCAGGCGACATGAACGCCTCCGTGTTCAAGACCGAGCTTTCCCGTGCCCGCACCTTCGGCTTCATGCGCGATGTCGAGCGTCTCTGGGCATCGGGCCATGCGCTCGGCTCCTCGCTCGAAAATTCCGTGGTCATCTCGGACGACAACACCGTCATCAACGTCGAAGGGCTGCGCTACGCCAAGGACGAATTCGTCCGTCACAAGGCGCTGGATGCCGTCGGCGACCTGTCGCTTGCCGGGGCCCAGTTCATTGGCTGCTACCGGTCTTACCGCGGCGGCCATAAAATGAATGCCAATGCTCTGAAGGCGCTGCTCGCTGACCCCACTGCGTATGAGGTGGTCGAGACGTCGACGCCGCGCCAGCGTGTCGCCGCCCGCGAGATGATCGCGGTCAGCGCTTCGGAATTCGCTCCCTGGTCGGCATGA
- the ftsZ gene encoding cell division protein FtsZ, protein MTIKLQKPDITELKPRITVFGVGGGGGNAVNNMITAGLQGVDFVVANTDAQALTMTKAERIIQLGANVTEGLGAGSQPEVGRAAAEECIDEIIDHLNGTHMCFVTAGMGGGTGTGAAPVVAQAARNKGILTVGVVTKPFHFEGGRRMRLAEMGIQELQKSVDTLIVIPNQNLFRIANDKTTFADAFAMADQVLYSGVACITDLMVKEGLINLDFADVRSVMREMGRAMMGTGEASGAGRALQAAEAAIANPLLDETSMKGAQGLLISITGGRDLTLFEVDEAATRIREEVDPDANIILGATFDESLEGIIRVSVVATGIDRAISEAAERNFQPVAKPAIRPSAAVAPAAAAVQPAPVMQAPKVSDPIAQTIRQVEMERELEISAPRASAPVQQPAAQQEVFRPQSKIFAPAQEAPAIRPQVQQQAPTPVMSQPVMSQPVQQQPIQQQPVRQEPIIRQAAEPVRMPKVEDFPPVVQAELDHRTQPASAHSQEERGPMGLLKRITNSLGRRDDDAVAADMTAAPPAASQQRRPLSPEASLYAPRRGNLDDQGRAVPQARMMQEDDQLEIPAFLRRQSN, encoded by the coding sequence ATGACCATCAAGCTGCAAAAGCCTGACATCACAGAGCTGAAGCCGCGCATCACCGTGTTCGGCGTCGGTGGCGGTGGCGGCAACGCCGTCAACAACATGATCACCGCCGGTCTCCAGGGCGTCGACTTCGTCGTCGCCAACACGGATGCGCAGGCGCTGACGATGACGAAGGCCGAGCGCATCATCCAGCTCGGTGCCAACGTCACCGAAGGCCTCGGTGCCGGTTCGCAGCCGGAAGTCGGCCGTGCGGCCGCCGAAGAGTGCATCGACGAGATCATCGATCACCTGAACGGCACGCATATGTGCTTCGTCACCGCCGGCATGGGCGGCGGCACCGGCACGGGTGCCGCTCCTGTCGTCGCGCAGGCGGCCCGCAATAAGGGTATCCTGACGGTCGGCGTCGTCACCAAGCCGTTCCATTTCGAAGGCGGCCGCCGCATGCGTCTGGCTGAAATGGGCATCCAGGAACTGCAGAAGTCTGTCGACACGCTGATCGTCATTCCGAACCAGAACCTCTTCCGTATCGCCAACGACAAGACGACCTTCGCCGATGCCTTCGCGATGGCCGACCAGGTTCTCTATTCGGGCGTTGCCTGCATTACCGACCTGATGGTGAAGGAAGGTCTCATCAACCTCGACTTCGCCGACGTCCGCTCGGTGATGCGCGAAATGGGCCGCGCGATGATGGGCACCGGCGAAGCCTCCGGCGCGGGCCGCGCACTGCAGGCCGCCGAAGCGGCGATCGCCAACCCGCTGCTCGACGAAACCTCGATGAAGGGTGCCCAGGGCCTGTTGATCTCGATCACCGGCGGTCGCGACCTCACGCTCTTCGAAGTCGACGAAGCTGCGACCCGTATCCGCGAAGAAGTCGATCCGGACGCCAACATCATCCTCGGCGCCACTTTCGACGAATCGCTCGAGGGCATCATCCGCGTCTCGGTCGTTGCGACAGGGATAGACCGGGCGATCAGTGAAGCCGCCGAGCGAAACTTCCAGCCGGTCGCCAAGCCTGCTATCCGTCCCTCCGCGGCTGTTGCTCCGGCAGCGGCCGCAGTTCAGCCTGCCCCGGTGATGCAGGCACCGAAGGTCTCCGATCCGATCGCGCAGACCATCCGCCAAGTCGAGATGGAACGTGAGCTCGAAATTTCGGCCCCGCGTGCTAGCGCCCCCGTCCAGCAGCCTGCTGCGCAGCAGGAAGTCTTCCGTCCGCAGAGCAAGATCTTCGCGCCTGCACAGGAAGCCCCGGCGATCCGTCCGCAGGTGCAGCAGCAGGCTCCGACGCCGGTAATGAGCCAGCCGGTAATGAGCCAGCCCGTCCAGCAGCAGCCCATCCAGCAGCAGCCGGTCCGACAGGAGCCGATTATCCGACAGGCGGCTGAACCGGTGCGCATGCCGAAGGTCGAGGATTTCCCGCCGGTCGTCCAGGCTGAACTCGACCACCGCACGCAGCCGGCTTCCGCGCATAGCCAGGAAGAGCGCGGGCCGATGGGCCTGCTCAAGCGAATCACCAATTCGCTTGGCCGCCGCGACGATGACGCCGTCGCCGCCGACATGACCGCCGCACCGCCGGCCGCGTCACAGCAGCGCCGTCCGTTGTCGCCGGAGGCAAGCCTCTATGCGCCGCGCCGCGGCAATCTCGACGATCAGGGTCGTGCGGTTCCGCAAGCCCGCATGATGCAGGAAGACGATCAGCTGGAAATTCCGGCATTCCTGCGCCGCCAGTCGAACTGA
- the ftsA gene encoding cell division protein FtsA encodes MSLFGSSHFGLPRLKPLSSKRSHIVSVLDIGSTKVVCMIGRLTPREESQILPGRTHNIEIIGIGHQRSRGIKTGVIADLDALEGVIRLAVDAAERMAGLTVESLIVNLTAGRLGSDIYTATIDLGGQEVELNDLKKVLSAACQQSLRQDRSVLHSLATGFSLDGERGIRDPLAMYGDALGVDMHVVTAERSALKNLELSVNRAHLSVEGIVATPYASGLAALVDDEVELGCAAIDMGGGTTTISVFAEGKLVHTDAVGLGGHHVTTDLARGLSTRIEDAERLKVVHASALLNSSDERELISIPPIGEDDRDQPSQVPRALVSRIVSARIEETMELIRDRIQRSGFSPIVGKRVVLTGGASQLTGLAEVARRILARNVRIGRPMGVSGLPTAAKGPAFSTAVGLMIYPQVADMETHASQSGLLMSLGGNNSRIARMGQWLKESF; translated from the coding sequence ATGAGCTTGTTCGGTTCATCCCATTTCGGATTGCCGCGCCTGAAGCCGCTTTCGTCGAAGCGGTCGCATATCGTGTCAGTGCTCGACATCGGCTCGACCAAGGTCGTCTGCATGATCGGCCGGCTGACCCCGCGCGAGGAAAGCCAGATCCTGCCGGGCCGCACGCACAATATCGAGATCATCGGTATCGGCCATCAGCGCTCGCGCGGCATCAAGACCGGCGTTATCGCCGATCTCGACGCGTTGGAAGGCGTCATCCGTCTCGCCGTCGATGCGGCGGAGCGCATGGCGGGACTGACCGTCGAAAGCCTGATCGTCAACCTGACGGCCGGTCGCCTCGGCAGCGATATCTACACCGCGACGATCGATCTCGGCGGCCAGGAAGTCGAACTCAACGACCTGAAGAAGGTGCTGTCGGCGGCTTGCCAGCAGTCGCTGCGCCAGGACCGCTCGGTGCTGCATTCGCTGGCGACCGGCTTCTCGCTCGACGGCGAGCGCGGTATCCGCGATCCGCTGGCGATGTATGGCGATGCGCTCGGCGTCGACATGCATGTCGTCACCGCGGAGCGCTCGGCGCTGAAGAACCTCGAACTCAGCGTCAATCGCGCGCATCTCTCCGTCGAAGGCATCGTCGCGACCCCTTACGCATCGGGTCTTGCCGCTCTCGTCGACGACGAGGTGGAACTCGGCTGCGCGGCGATCGACATGGGCGGCGGCACGACGACGATCTCGGTCTTTGCCGAAGGCAAGCTCGTTCACACCGATGCCGTCGGCCTCGGCGGCCATCATGTCACCACCGACCTGGCGCGCGGCCTTTCGACCCGCATCGAGGATGCGGAGCGGCTGAAGGTCGTGCATGCCTCTGCACTTCTGAATTCCTCGGACGAGCGCGAACTGATCTCGATCCCGCCGATCGGCGAGGACGATCGCGACCAGCCGTCGCAAGTGCCGCGGGCGCTGGTTTCGCGCATCGTATCGGCCCGGATCGAGGAGACGATGGAACTGATCCGCGACCGCATCCAACGCTCCGGCTTCAGCCCGATCGTTGGAAAACGCGTCGTGCTGACCGGCGGGGCGAGCCAACTGACCGGCCTTGCCGAAGTGGCGCGGCGGATTCTTGCCCGCAATGTCCGCATCGGTCGACCGATGGGTGTTTCGGGCCTGCCGACAGCGGCCAAGGGTCCGGCCTTTTCAACGGCCGTCGGCCTGATGATCTATCCGCAGGTCGCGGACATGGAGACACATGCGTCACAGAGCGGTCTGCTCATGTCGCTTGGGGGAAATAACAGCCGCATCGCCCGGATGGGCCAGTGGCTGAAGGAAAGCTTCTGA
- a CDS encoding cell division protein FtsQ/DivIB encodes MFALTVKRIGRPSHHVALPIVEAEERFVLPRPLRRVTRFLISLGSGRIYIPAHTGTVSALAFLAATGLYGMSLGGHTEAVAQATTTAAGFAIEDVKVSGNSETSEIEILQLIGLDGTTSLVALDVDAARRKIAHLPWVENVEVRKIYPKTIEVKLKERQAYAIWQHGQELSLIERNGSVIAPLRDNKFSSLPLVVGRDAETAAASLDDAFSKWPDLKARVKAYVWISGRRWDLHMDNGVIVKLPEDGIDQALTTLSKFDKEHQLLERDIAAVDLRLPDRTAIQLTPEAAVRRQAAVTERTKELKKAGQNI; translated from the coding sequence TTGTTTGCGTTGACGGTCAAGAGGATAGGGCGCCCCAGCCATCATGTCGCGCTTCCGATCGTGGAAGCCGAAGAGCGGTTCGTGTTGCCGCGTCCGCTGCGCCGCGTCACTCGTTTCCTAATCAGCCTCGGCAGCGGCCGCATCTACATTCCGGCCCATACCGGCACGGTGTCGGCGCTTGCCTTCCTGGCTGCGACCGGCCTCTACGGCATGTCGCTCGGCGGTCACACGGAGGCCGTCGCGCAGGCGACGACGACGGCCGCAGGTTTTGCGATCGAGGACGTGAAGGTCTCCGGCAATTCGGAAACCTCCGAGATCGAGATCCTGCAGCTGATCGGCCTCGACGGCACGACCTCGCTTGTTGCGCTCGACGTCGATGCGGCCCGCCGGAAGATCGCGCATCTTCCGTGGGTCGAGAATGTCGAGGTCCGCAAGATCTATCCGAAGACGATCGAAGTGAAGCTCAAGGAGCGTCAGGCCTATGCGATCTGGCAGCACGGGCAGGAGCTTTCCCTGATCGAGAGGAACGGCAGCGTCATTGCGCCGCTGCGCGACAACAAGTTTTCGTCGCTGCCGCTCGTCGTCGGCCGTGACGCCGAGACCGCGGCGGCTTCGCTCGACGATGCTTTCTCGAAGTGGCCCGACCTGAAGGCCCGCGTGAAGGCTTATGTCTGGATATCGGGCCGTCGTTGGGATCTGCACATGGATAACGGCGTCATAGTCAAGCTGCCGGAAGACGGCATCGATCAGGCGCTGACAACGCTTTCGAAATTCGACAAGGAGCACCAACTCCTGGAGCGGGACATTGCCGCGGTCGATCTGAGATTGCCCGACAGGACCGCGATCCAGCTGACGCCGGAAGCGGCGGTCCGCCGGCAGGCGGCGGTAACGGAGCGTACCAAGGAATTGAAAAAGGCGGGGCAGAATATATGA
- a CDS encoding D-alanine--D-alanine ligase, with protein MSRKHVAVLMGGFSSERPVSLSSGKACAEALEAEGFKVTTLDVARDVSEKLAALKPDVVFNALHGPFGEDGTIQGILEYLEIPYTHSGVLASALAMDKGKAKRVAAAAGIPVAESQVINRFAFPATHPMKPPYVVKPVREGSSFGVVIVTEDQAHPPQVVSSPEWHYGEDVLVERYVYGRELTCGVMGDVALGVTEVVPLGHNFYDYDSKYAAGGSKHVIPAKISPNIYQKIQTLALRAHQAIGCRGVSRSDFRYDDRLSDDGEIIWLEVNTQPGMTPTSLVPEMAGHAGYSFGQFLRWMVEDASCLR; from the coding sequence ATGAGTCGCAAGCATGTCGCTGTCCTGATGGGCGGATTTTCCTCGGAAAGGCCTGTCAGCCTTTCCTCGGGAAAGGCTTGCGCAGAGGCCCTCGAAGCCGAAGGCTTCAAGGTAACCACGCTTGATGTCGCCCGCGATGTTTCTGAAAAGCTTGCCGCATTGAAGCCGGATGTCGTCTTCAATGCGCTTCATGGGCCGTTCGGCGAGGACGGGACCATTCAGGGCATCCTGGAATATCTGGAGATCCCCTATACGCATTCAGGCGTGCTTGCCTCGGCGCTTGCGATGGACAAGGGCAAGGCGAAGCGTGTCGCTGCCGCCGCCGGGATCCCTGTCGCCGAATCGCAGGTCATCAACCGTTTCGCCTTCCCTGCGACACATCCGATGAAGCCGCCTTATGTGGTGAAGCCGGTGCGCGAAGGCTCGAGCTTCGGCGTCGTCATCGTCACCGAAGATCAGGCGCATCCGCCGCAGGTCGTCAGCTCGCCCGAGTGGCATTATGGCGAGGACGTTCTCGTCGAGCGCTACGTTTACGGCCGCGAGCTCACCTGCGGGGTCATGGGTGATGTCGCGCTCGGCGTCACGGAAGTGGTGCCGCTGGGACACAATTTTTATGATTACGATTCCAAGTACGCTGCGGGCGGTTCAAAACACGTCATCCCGGCGAAAATTTCACCGAATATTTACCAAAAAATACAAACATTGGCCCTAAGGGCGCATCAGGCAATCGGTTGCCGCGGCGTCAGTCGGTCCGACTTTCGTTACGACGATCGTCTCTCCGACGACGGCGAAATCATCTGGCTGGAAGTCAATACCCAGCCTGGCATGACTCCAACCTCGCTCGTGCCCGAAATGGCCGGTCATGCCGGCTATTCGTTTGGTCAGTTTCTCCGGTGGATGGTGGAGGACGCGTCTTGTTTGCGTTGA